The following coding sequences lie in one Benincasa hispida cultivar B227 chromosome 6, ASM972705v1, whole genome shotgun sequence genomic window:
- the LOC120080249 gene encoding reticulon-like protein B21 codes for MDLSRRRAAVAARGNVVAGSVWESRIRFDEVRGGIKVFNGDDDNAECGIPTTAAAATGGSGRRKTWKSDEGFNPILIAEEKPESSPSSGDEQSRKSPIPARRLRSNGSPNKPVQISGEKTEKNSTRKKTDQSRKSAVGLTKPPTNGIGKTPPEKSFKELNECREKVISSAPSQDFFDAFEEEFEKESFDVKEINLPERKKIVAKTFPRNKQKLQTLMDLIMWRDFSRSALVFGVGNLVIILSYFIKNINISFMSLISHMGLLYLAAIFVHRSIFGRRKGIDSNDENYAVEEENMIRFAKRLVPFVNELLQNLKALFRGDPSATMKVGVLLFVLAKWGSFITLWNVLKIGFIGVFTVPKLITHGEHWLKLCGSSWKLCSHKKGVFVAIFFLVWNFSSILYRVWAAFIVFVSVRYYQESSDRDVWVKKGEVGPRNDTVTVSSKLKRQY; via the exons ATGGATTTGAGCCGGCGGAGGGCAGCGGTGGCGGCGAGGGGGAACGTGGTAGCGGGGTCTGTGTGGGAGAGCAGAATCAGATTCGATGAAGTCAGAGGTGGGATTAAGGTTTTTAATGGAGATGACGATAATGCCGAATGTGGGATTCCGACCACCGCCGCTGCCGCCACTGGTGGCAGCGGAAGAAGGAAGACGTGGAAATCCGACGAGGGTTTCAACCCGATTCTCATCGCGGAGGAAAAACCTGAGTCGTCTCCGAGTAGCGGCGATGAACAGAGTCGGAAAAGCCCGATTCCGGCGCGGAGATTGAGATCCAACGGCAGCCCAAACAAACCAGTTCAAATTTCCGGCGAGAAAACAGAGAAAAACTCGACGAGGAAGAAGACTGATCAATCTCGTAAATCGGCCGTCGGGTTAACCAAACCACCGACGAACGGAATCGGAAAAACCCCGCCAGAGAAAAGTTTCAAAGAGTTAAATGAATGCAGAGAGAAAGTGATATCATCTGCCCCATCTCAAGATTTCTTCGATGCatttgaagaagagtttgagaAAGAAAGCTTCGATGTTAAGGAAATAAACTTACCAGAACGGAAGAAAATCGTCGCAAAAACTTTCCCGAGAAACAAACAGAAACTACAAACATTAA TGGATTTAATAATGTGGAGAGATTTTTCAAGATCCGCTCTGGTTTTTGGAGTGGGAAATTTGGTTATAATCCTCTCTTATTTCATTAAGAACATCAATATCAG CTTTATGAGTTTGATTTCGCATATGGGTCTTCTTTATTTGGCTGCCATTTTCGTGCATAGGTCCATTTTTGGGAG GAGAAAAGGAATCGATTCAAATGATGAAAATTATGCtgttgaagaagaaaatatgaTTCGATTTGCTAAACGGTTAGTTCCTTTCGTGAATGAATTGTTGCAAAATCTTAAGGCTCTGTTTCGTGGAGATCCTTCCGCAACCATGaag GTGGGTGTATTGCTGTTTGTGTTGGCAAAGTGGGGTAGCTTCATCACCCTTTGGAATGTCCTCAAaattg GATTCATTGGTGTTTTCACAGTGCCCAAATTAATTACCCACG GTGAACACTGGTTGAAACTTTGTGGGAGCTCTTGGAAGTTATGTTCCCACAAGAAGGGTGTGTTCGTTGCCATCTTCTTTCTCGTATGGAATTTCTCATCAATTCTATATCGCGTATGGGCAG CTTTCATAGTGTTCGTCAGCGTTCGGTACTACCAGGAGTCTTCAGATAGAGATGTCTGGGTTAAGAAAGGTGAAGTAGGTCCTAGAAACGACACCGTTACGGTAAGTTCAAAGCTCAAGAGACAATATTGA
- the LOC120079483 gene encoding TIMELESS-interacting protein, which produces MEKDNAAVAAPTGCYKCGKPGHWSRDCPSSAPNPNPTSNSSSDCPSSAPNPNPTSNSSRPPFSSAPAAPSKVAEKPKKAPRTRPKLTPELLLSEDGLGYVLRHFPRVFKYRGRGHEISDLGNLIGLYREWHSHILPYYSFEHFVHKVEQVAATKRVKMCLGELRERVARGGDPTKWREAPILNDDDVNNEKEAKDPEGIFDNQEEALRNNGADDIEEDMLQEVYEKATEEPSQNVQSDSFTIGETIEGVANQEPKISNSSETQLTEEQRGRMEANRLKALERAAAKARSLPTV; this is translated from the exons ATGGAGAAGGACAACGCCGCCGTCGCAGCGCCGACGGGATGCTACAAGTGCGGGAAGCCGGGCCACTGGTCTCGTGATTGCCCTTCCTCCGCTCCAAATCCCAATCCCACTTCCAATTCTtcta GTGATTGCCCTTCCTCCGCTCCAAATCCCAATCCCACTTCCAATTCTTCTAGACCTCCTTTCTCCTCTGCTCCTGCTGCCCCTTCAAAAGTTGCAGAGAAGCCCAAGAAAGCCCCCAGAACCAGGCCCAAGCTCACTCCTGAGCTACTCCTTTCTGAGGATGGTCTAGGTTACGTCCTTCGCCATTTTCCTCGCGTTTTCAAGTATCGCGGCCGTGGACACGAG ATCAGTGATTTGGGAAACCTTATTGGCTTATACAGGGAATGGCATTCTCATATACTCCCTTATTACTCTTTCGAGCATTTTGTACATAAGGTGGAACAGGTAGCTGCTACAAAACGTGTAAAG ATGTGCCTTGGAGAACTAAGGGAGAGGGTTGCCAGGGGAGGGGATCCTACAAAGTGGCGCGAAGCACCCATTTTAAACGATGATGATGTCAATAATGAAAAAG AAGCCAAAGACCCGGAGGGCATATTTGATAATCAGGAAGAGGCTTTGAGGAATAATGGTGCTGATGACATTGAAGAGGACATGCTTCAGGAAGTTTATGAGAAAGCTACGGAA GAACCATCGCAGAATGTACAAAGTGATTCCTTCACCATTGGTGAAACTATAGAAGGTGTGGCCAACCAAGAACCAAAGATTAGTAATTCAAGTGAAACTCAACTCACCGAGGAACAGAGAGGTCGAATGGAAGCCAACAGGTTGAAGGCATTAGAAAGAGCTGCAGCCAAGGCTCGCTCTTTGCCCACTGTCTGA